CCCGTTAGTGTGATGAGTAACTGGGAGCAGCAAATTCGAAGGCATGTCAAAGAGGAACATCAACATAGTATCCTAATATATCATGGTGCCAAGAAAGTGGTagctgaagagctggaagGATACAACGTTGTCATTACTAGCTATGGCACCCTTGCCAAGGAATTGGATCCCGGCGTCAGCAAAACTCTCTTGAGCCAAAAGAAGAACTGGCGGCGAGTTGTGCTCGATGAAGGGCACACAATAAGGAACGTCAAGACCAAGGCAGCTCTGGCGGCCTGCGAGCTCCACGCCCAGTCCCGTTGGGTGCTGACCGGAACTCCAATGTGAGTGCCATGTTCCaattggccttttttttattctcatTGCCACGATACACTAACATATCATTAGTGTCAATTCCGTCAAGGATCTCCAATCTCTAGTCAAGTTTCTGCATATCACGGGCGGCATTGAACAGCCTGAGATATTCGGCAACGCAATCTCGCGCAAACTGATGATGGGCGATCGCAGTGGAGAGGCCCTTTTGCAATCTTTGATGCAAGACATCTGTCTGCGACGCAGGAAAGACATGAAATTTGTCGACCTCAAACTTCCCAAGAAGACAGAGTACCTCCACCGAATTACATTTCACCCAGAGGAACAAGCCAAATACGACGCTCTATTGTATGTCACATGATTCTTGGATTGAGGATTTGGTACTAACTCACTTGTAGATCTGAGGCCAGGGGCGTGCTGGAGGAATACCAAGCCAGATCGCAAACTGGACAAAAGGGCCGCTTCCAAAACGTCTTGGAGCgccttcttcggcttcgacAGTCGTAAGTCACCTGCTCATTGTCTGATGCTGCTTGCTGATGTGTTATAGGTGCAACCACTGGACTCTATGCAGAGAACGGATTAATGATCTGATGCAGATGCTCAAAGACCAAGACGTTGTACCTCTGACCGAAAAAAACCGCGCCCTGTTGCAGGAAGCTCTTCGGCTATACATTGACAGTCAAGAAGAGTGCGCAATCTGCTACGATTTACCTACTAACCCAGTGATTACAAACTGCCAGCATGTGTTTTGTCGCCATTGCATCTCCAGGGCAATTCAGCTACAGCACAAATGCCCCATGTGCCGCAACCCGCTGACAGAGGACAGCCTTCTGGAGCCAGCCCCCGAGGGAACGTTTGATAAGAACTTTGACACTGAACAGCAGAGTTCAAAGACAGAGGCAATGTTGCAAATAGTTCGAGCCACATTGAAGAATGAGGGCTCGAAAATTGTCATCTTCTCACAATGGACATCATTCCTTGACATTGTAGAGAAGCAGCTCCAAGGTGCTGGTTTAAAGTATTGCAGGATTGATGGAAGCATGAATACAGACAGACGAGATCAGGCCATCGATGCTCTTGATAATGATTCAGAGACTCGCATTCTGCTGGCCAGTTTGGCGGTTTGCAGCGTGGGGCTCAACCTTGTTTCCGCGGATACAGTCATTTTATCCGACAGTTGTAAGTCCTTGCTTTATTGGTAGCCCCCATGTTGTACATCCCATTATGTGTCTATACTTACTTGTACTCTCATAGGGTGGGCGCCAGCAATCGAAGACCAAGCCGTTGATCGAGTACATCGTCTCGGCCAAAGACGCGAGACGAAGATTTGGCGTCTGGTCATGGAAAACACTATTGAGGAGCGTGTACTAGATGTCCAGCAAGAGAAGCGCGACCTAGTCACCAAGGCGTTTCaggaaaaggacaaggcgAAAAAATCCAACGAGACGAGAATGGCGGATGTGGTAAGGTTGCTTTCTTAGACGGATACATTGGGCGGCGCAATTTGGTTCCCGATCGATCTCCATATAATGTATATGATATAGACGATGCTATCAACTTAAGAGTAGTCTTGAGATTTCCGCGGAATACGACATAGACACGGGGGATCTCTTTGCTCCGTCTACCTAGGGTTGATAGAGGCGGTATAGCTTACGATGCTGACATATGCTTACATACGACATATTATGAGAGACAGTCAATGTCCCTGTATACAATGGCTTGTGGTTAATGAGAAGATGTGACTACCTAGTCAATACCATCTACTTGATGCTCACCTAATCTCCTCATCTGAGCATTCACTAGCTTACTAGAAGCTGGCTGGATCCTTTGCAATACGAGGGGTCAAATGTATAAAGTTGCTGTAAAGGGTAAGTTTTCGATCAAGGGTATGTACTTGTAAACCAACTATAGTGTTTCATTCATGAAATCGGCATGATTTGTAAATACCACTTGTTGGTTATAAATCGTATGAGTAAGATCTATCTTTACTAGAACAATGTAACCTTCCCATAGCATTTATCAATAGTCAAATTAGACTGGGTATTGCTTGAACTTTTGTATTGATACGCTATGACTCGCTTCTTCCATCTGATCATCTATCCAGGTGTAAGGTATAATCTAGAAAGAAATTGACCTAATATTAAACATTATTTAAATCGCAATGAGAGTTTCACATAGAATTGAATCTCTTAAGCATAATATAGAGCGAGTTTATAATACCGATTATGACCAACCCGTTGTCTGTACTTTGACAAGGCATGCGAGAGACAtggagttgaagttgacaaCTCAACTTTCCTCAAATTATCCCGACCCACTAGACGAGATAAATATGGTGGAGacttaaagaaaatatagATGGTTTGAGTTGCTAGTGGCAGACCTCTTAACAGACTTGGCCTAAAATCACTCAAGCCACGAGACACACAAACCAACTAAGCTTACTTTAGCTTATCATAGAAATGACTCGGACTTTCCATCGTTATCATCTAGCGGCGAATATGTATTTTGGGAACGCCTAGATCAGGTAATTTATGCCAAAGAGGGGAAAGATGCAGTAGGAGGTTTCGTGCGAGTTCGTGCGCGTTTTCACAATGAACTCACAACTCTTGATACCCTCATTTTTGTCAACAATTTCCCTTAAACTGAAGAACAGAAGATGCCATTATTTATTCTCTTTCAAAGAGTTTGAAAAAGATGTAATCTTTAATTCATTTCTACCTTTAACTAATAAACTATATCCAAAGCTTAATGATTTGTCTATTTCGCCTTGTCTGATTCTAACTTTTGGCTATTGATCTTACATTGTGAGACGGTAACCTGGCTGATTTATAAACAGACGTGGGTTGATCTTTACCAGCTTCGACTAAACACCAATTAGTAATCTACGATCCTGCAAGGAAAATCTCCATAATGGCCTGCGTTGTTCTAATCATGGAGTCCCTTTCCGAGGCTGTAAGCTGGAAAATACAATCATGCTATTTTCGGAACGGTTCCGAGTGGCTCCTGCAAGTTAACGGCGGAGTATATAAACATGATGCGTTCCGTCGACGTAAATAAAGGAACATCGAATCAACAACTAGACACATATCTCAGCCACAaggctttctttcttttctattcTCATTAAGGAAATCTACACTGCATAATATTTCGATCTAGTAACCATGGCTGTAACTCCGTCTTCTAAGCCACACATCTTTGTCATTCCTGGAGCCTATCACCCAGGTTCCACTTTCAACCTATTCATTCAATCACTCGAGGCGGCAGGATTCTCTGCTGAAACTACCACAAACCGCAGTGCCGGCAACGCAGGCATCACCGTACAAGACGACGTAGCACACGTGCAATCTCTACTCATCCCTCAGATCGACGAGGGTAAAGATATTGTGGTCGTCGCTCATTCGTATGGCGGTGTGGTTGGATCGGGAGTCATTGCAGGTTTGgacaaaagaagcagagaagctCGAGGTTTGAAGGGAGGCGTCATCGGGATCATTTGCATCGCGGCTCTTATGACCGCACCGGAGAAGTCGATTCTTGAGATGAGGGGTGGGGGGGCGTGGTCACCATGGGTTGATACAAGTAAAGTAAGTCGAActcccttttgcttcttctttcccatGTTTAGTTTTTTCAAGTAAAGTGTGGTATCTAtatcatgatgatgtgctAATCTATCCGCCAGCTCGAAACCGAAGGCGTCACATACACGAGGAACGAGATAGAGACGTTTTACCACGACGTCTCTCCCGAACTAGCCAAAACCATGATAGCAAGTTTAACGTCACAGTCTGGGCTGTCAGTGCAATCGAAACCTGCTGCAGTTGGCTGGCTAGATAATGTGTATGATGGCCGTCGCGCGTACATTCGCTGTCTTCAGGATGGCGCGTTGCCTCTTGCGGCGCAGGATGGCTTGCTTGCTCAGTCGGGGGTCGAATGGATCATCAGGTCCTTGGAGGCTTCGCATAGTCCATACTTGTCGATGCCGGATGAGTTGACGACAGTGGTGGCGGAGATAATAGCGGAGTTTGCAAAGAGCTGAGTGTTTGTGTTACTTGTGACGGGTTAGATTCGCGGTTTGTTAACATAGTGTTTAGTATATACCACATGAATCTGAAggacagaagaagaatattAGCATCAAGATTTCTTTTGGCATGCCCTTGATCGTCTTGAAAAGAAGTTTCACCAAATTATTCACTCTCTAAACGTGATGCCGgatgtgatgctggtgagaaGATCGGTGAAGTCAAGATAGGCCCCATCCAGCATCAAACTGCTAGTAAGTAGTTGAGCATACATGTCCATCCAGAAATAGACGCCTAACTTCATTAAAGTAACATAGCGGCTCCTTCGATCCAATTTTTCGGCAAGCCACAGGCACTGGCTGTCCTCCTGACTCGCCTTTGCATCCTTAAGGAATCATAGGACCATACTTTGATAATAGGGATGCCCCTATACCACATTTCCGCGCAAACTCCGTATCGTATGAGTCGTCATCAAACATCAAACAACCTATCCCTATATCTATATCCAATATTATGGATTTCGGACATGTAACGCCTCCGCGATGTGGTCGTACACGCACTCCCTCGCAGCAACTGCTTCACTTACATACAATCGCGAGCTTACTCAGCGGACCTATATCCCACCGGTAACCATCTCCCTCtatcaacaaacaaacaacacGAGGTCTATTTTCCACGGAATCTCCTATTTTCTCAAAACTCACTGAAAGCAATACGGAGATAAACCACGGAATCAATATTTTAAGAAAAATCCTACAGAGGGAAATTTCCTCTTGGTTTCGTCATCGCGCACTTATCATTCCTCCGCACTTATTGTTTACCCATCCCGCCGATTAGCTAAGCCAGATGTCGGCCCGCCTGGGGCTACTCGCGCCGACAGCGAAGCTCCGATGCTCCGACCTCCGATGTTCTTTTGGTGAGAGCCGTTGCTTGTAGAACGCGATTTGAGCGAAACCAACTGCGTATTTTGACGCTTTCTGTGGATTTGCAAACTGAAAACAGTGAATGCAAGATTTGATgtttaaaataaaaaaagatgtCAAAAAAGCCAAGCCTCTAAATCTATTCAGCTACAAGCCCTGCTGTCTCTATCCCATCTAGAAAATGAATACCCGGGCCTCTCTGTCTCAGTCTTGTCTATCTATCCCTCTGTAAGCAACAAGCTATAACTCGTATATCTGGCGTATCATCGGCCGCGCCAAAACAGGTTCCCAAATAGCCTATCCATTAACCTACCCAAAAACCCATCCATTCCCCTTACGGCCCCcgttttttcttccccccttCCCGTTTAACGTTAAAATCCATGCCGCTCACTCACCACCCAACCAACGCGCGCCCGGACCTACGTGTTGGTATCCCCATCCACTTCTGAACCCCGGATCTTGCACAAAGTGCGAGCACCGATCACACATGTTTCTGTTTTCCCGGTCGGCGGCCTAGACCCGGGGCCACCTGCCTGCTAAGCAACACCGGCCGTCGTTTCGTTTGTCTTGCGTAGCGTAGCGCAAAGGGTCCgggccaggccaggctgTCGGTCATGGCACCTCGCGCGAAAGCGAAAGCGGACAGCTGAGCTGCGGAGGATTTTTGAAATCAAAAGATAACTAATGTACAATGACGCTCGTTGGTTTCGTGtaatatattttctttttactatATTACTAGATGTGGGCAGTAGTTGCCAagtccttcttttttccattcTCGCCAACAACCAACCCCCTGTTTACTTGGCTACTTCGAATCGAATATAATTATTCCATCTCTCGCTCATCTTAATATTTCAAtctcttggcctttgcgCAAACGAGTATAGCGGATCCATCGTGCGCTGTGTTGTTATCGACTCCCACgagcttggtgttttttggTGGTGTGACTTGGGGCGACGACTTATACGCATCTCCTCACGCCAGCCTATCCATCACCTGAATCGAACAAAACCCTCAACAATCACGAAAatatccatctcatcaatatcaatttgataaaaaaagaatctcAGCCGAAAAGATGGCGTCCAACAGCCAAAGCGGCGGAGTGCCGCCACACATGGTACGTTCATcctcccctttcccccttcaacaccatcaccaaatcCATCACCACAACTTTCAAACCAAacccatcaacaccaaactAACATGAGCTTCCTTCTCAGAGCCCTCCTTACCCCCCCAAATACGCAGGCCTCGGCCTCACCCCAACCGTCGGCGTCGACATCCCCATCTCCgccgtcatcctcttcttcttcatctgctccgCCGCCCTCAACATGACAATCTTCCAGCGCAACCGCCGCCGCGGCCACAAGTTCGTCCTGTCgggcctcttcttcggcttctcCATGGCCCGCATATCGGCAAACGTCATGCGCATCGTCTGGGCGTGCTACCCGAAAAACGGGCGCATCGGTCTCGCCGCGCAGATTCTCGCAAACGCAGGTGTCctgctcgtcttcgtcatcaacatcatcctcgtcttgcGTGTCTTGAGGGCctatcatcctcgtcttggCTGGAGCGTTCCCGCCAAGATCGTCTTTCGCTCGATTTATGTTTCGGTCGTGGCCTGTCTCATCATGCTCATCGTTTCCATCGTCTACAGCTCCTACACGCTCGACCAGTCCGCCATCGACAAGACCCACGACGCCCAAGTCGTTGCACTGACATACTTCGCCTTCCTGGCATTCTTTCCCATCCCCGTCATCGCCCTCTGCTTCATCATCCCCCGCCGCCAGCGCATCGAAAAGTTTGGTGCCGGAAGCATGCGCTACAAGCTCTTCCTCATGATCTTCAGCGCGTGCCTACTCACTCTCGGCGCGGCGTTCCGTGCAGGAGTGTCGTATTACCGCGTTCCAGTAACGCAGCCAAAGTGGTTCCATCACAAGGCCTGCTTCTACTGCTTCATCTACGTCATCgagctcatcgtcatcttcacatACTCCCTGTCTCGATTTGATAAGCGCTTCCACATTCCTGATGGAAGCAGCTCTCCCGGACACTATGTCAACGGCGTTCCAGGCTCAGATGGGCGAGTATTCGATGAGGAGCTTCCGGCGAGCGCTTCT
This genomic stretch from Trichoderma breve strain T069 chromosome 1, whole genome shotgun sequence harbors:
- a CDS encoding HIRAN domain-containing protein; amino-acid sequence: MPRRKRAAAEFIDLTGDSPEPVRKRPALSSSQSSRAPPGLNYASQRSQSFAYPAATQEPDYLDLTQDDDTADKEFYGTFDGKIVGVRYYDGYASPGEAVLCRREPENRYDKNAIRIDNVLHQQIGHLPRTIVEKLAHYIDSGDLTVEGQIIGEKAYYDCPIRLSFYGPSDPAERTRIETALKADKFVKATQLKKTRKEAEARRVVLGLSQSRSTAGFDTTQAVPEVSLEEILQSSYAVEFRKSGDAIKTLAMGEDELSKMPQAEQPSQLKSTLLPYQLQGLAWMQSKESPKLPAVGSDTVTQLWRRDNKGRFWNVASEFITSKPPTLFSGGILADDMGLGKTLQIISLILTGGPGSTLIVAPVSVMSNWEQQIRRHVKEEHQHSILIYHGAKKVVAEELEGYNVVITSYGTLAKELDPGVSKTLLSQKKNWRRVVLDEGHTIRNVKTKAALAACELHAQSRWVLTGTPIVNSVKDLQSLVKFLHITGGIEQPEIFGNAISRKLMMGDRSGEALLQSLMQDICLRRRKDMKFVDLKLPKKTEYLHRITFHPEEQAKYDALLSEARGVLEEYQARSQTGQKGRFQNVLERLLRLRQSCNHWTLCRERINDLMQMLKDQDVVPLTEKNRALLQEALRLYIDSQEECAICYDLPTNPVITNCQHVFCRHCISRAIQLQHKCPMCRNPLTEDSLLEPAPEGTFDKNFDTEQQSSKTEAMLQIVRATLKNEGSKIVIFSQWTSFLDIVEKQLQGAGLKYCRIDGSMNTDRRDQAIDALDNDSETRILLASLAVCSVGLNLVSADTVILSDSWWAPAIEDQAVDRVHRLGQRRETKIWRLVMENTIEERVLDVQQEKRDLVTKAFQEKDKAKKSNETRMADVVRLLS
- a CDS encoding alpha/beta hydrolase family domain-containing protein, whose product is MAVTPSSKPHIFVIPGAYHPGSTFNLFIQSLEAAGFSAETTTNRSAGNAGITVQDDVAHVQSLLIPQIDEGKDIVVVAHSYGGVVGSGVIAGLDKRSREARGLKGGVIGIICIAALMTAPEKSILEMRGGGAWSPWVDTSKLETEGVTYTRNEIETFYHDVSPELAKTMIASLTSQSGLSVQSKPAAVGWLDNVYDGRRAYIRCLQDGALPLAAQDGLLAQSGVEWIIRSLEASHSPYLSMPDELTTVVAEIIAEFAKS